A region from the Cryptosporangium arvum DSM 44712 genome encodes:
- a CDS encoding RidA family protein, whose product MTHQLISPPGLATTAPYAYAALVAAGQLVFTAGACPLDSTGSTTPVGDLVGQCHQAVANLQTALEAAGADLADVVKTTIYVASDRREDLSAAWATITAYFTPQPPSTLVGVTVLGYPDQLVEVEAVAVVAPT is encoded by the coding sequence ATGACCCACCAGCTGATCAGTCCGCCGGGCCTCGCCACCACCGCGCCGTACGCCTATGCCGCACTCGTCGCCGCGGGGCAGTTGGTCTTCACCGCTGGTGCCTGCCCGCTGGACTCGACCGGCAGTACTACGCCCGTCGGTGATCTGGTCGGCCAGTGCCATCAGGCGGTCGCGAATTTGCAGACCGCGCTGGAGGCGGCCGGTGCCGACCTCGCCGACGTCGTCAAGACCACCATTTACGTGGCGTCTGACCGGCGGGAAGACTTGAGCGCCGCCTGGGCGACGATCACCGCGTATTTCACGCCCCAGCCGCCGAGCACGTTGGTGGGGGTGACCGTGCTCGGGTACCCCGACCAACTCGTCGAGGTGGAGGCGGTTGCGGTGGTGGCGCCGACATGA